The Xiphophorus couchianus chromosome 14, X_couchianus-1.0, whole genome shotgun sequence genome includes a region encoding these proteins:
- the LOC114156970 gene encoding high affinity immunoglobulin gamma Fc receptor I-like isoform X2, with amino-acid sequence MLVTPFCLMLTCLQVSPDRSQFFRYDSISLNCEDPINSTGWKVKRRTSDSGVRPCYSGWGYSSAASSCTIGNTYPTDTGVYWCESDSGERSNEVNITITDRAVILESPAMPVSEGADVVLYCKAETNSSKHKYNFFKDGRLIRSNCSGEMTILGASESDEGLYTCSAAGLGESEGSWLTVFSDGNNQHVQLTSVSFPGSRLLCHLIVGIPYLVSTILLGLIYRDRRRATEIVADQRKNLDVIMERIV; translated from the exons ATGCTGGTAACACCGTTCTGCCTGATGCTGA CCTGCCTTCAGGTCAGCCCTGACCGGTCCCAGTTCTTCCGGTACGACTCCATCTCCCTGAACTGCGAGGATCCGATCAACTCCACCGGCTGGAAGGTGAAGAGGAGAACTTCAGACAGCGGGGTCAGGCCATGCTACTCCGGCTGGGGCTACTCCTCCGCGGCGTCCAGCTGCACCATCGGTAACACCTACCCCACGGACACCGGGGTGTACTGGTGCGAGTCGGACTCAGGGGAGCGAAGCAATGAGGTCAACATCACCATAACCG atCGCGCAGTGATTCTGGAGAGTCCTGCCATGCCGGTGTCAGAAGGAGCTGATGTGGTTCTGTACTGTAAAGCTGAGACCAACTCCTccaaacacaaatacaactTCTTCAAAGATGGCCGCCTCATCAGGAGCAACTGCTCAGGAGAGATGACCATTCTCGGCGCTTCCGAATCTGATGAGGGTCTCTACACCTGCAGCGCCGCAGGGCTTGGAGAATCAGAAGGCAGCTGGCTGACAGTTTTCAGTGACGGAAACAATCAACACGTCCAGCTCA CCTCAGTTTCATTTCCTGGTTCCAGACTGTTGTGTCACCTGATTGTGGGAATACCTTACCTGGTGTCCACCATCCTACTGGGACTCATAtacagagacaggaggagag ctaCTGAGATAGTTGCAGACCAGAGGAAAAATCTTGATGTTATCATGGAAAGGATTGTGTGA
- the LOC114156970 gene encoding high affinity immunoglobulin gamma Fc receptor I-like isoform X1: MLVTPFCLMLTCLQVSPDRSQFFRYDSISLNCEDPINSTGWKVKRRTSDSGVRPCYSGWGYSSAASSCTIGNTYPTDTGVYWCESDSGERSNEVNITITDRAVILESPAMPVSEGADVVLYCKAETNSSKHKYNFFKDGRLIRSNCSGEMTILGASESDEGLYTCSAAGLGESEGSWLTVFSDGNNQHVQLTSLSPTSSALPTASVSFPGSRLLCHLIVGIPYLVSTILLGLIYRDRRRATEIVADQRKNLDVIMERIV; encoded by the exons ATGCTGGTAACACCGTTCTGCCTGATGCTGA CCTGCCTTCAGGTCAGCCCTGACCGGTCCCAGTTCTTCCGGTACGACTCCATCTCCCTGAACTGCGAGGATCCGATCAACTCCACCGGCTGGAAGGTGAAGAGGAGAACTTCAGACAGCGGGGTCAGGCCATGCTACTCCGGCTGGGGCTACTCCTCCGCGGCGTCCAGCTGCACCATCGGTAACACCTACCCCACGGACACCGGGGTGTACTGGTGCGAGTCGGACTCAGGGGAGCGAAGCAATGAGGTCAACATCACCATAACCG atCGCGCAGTGATTCTGGAGAGTCCTGCCATGCCGGTGTCAGAAGGAGCTGATGTGGTTCTGTACTGTAAAGCTGAGACCAACTCCTccaaacacaaatacaactTCTTCAAAGATGGCCGCCTCATCAGGAGCAACTGCTCAGGAGAGATGACCATTCTCGGCGCTTCCGAATCTGATGAGGGTCTCTACACCTGCAGCGCCGCAGGGCTTGGAGAATCAGAAGGCAGCTGGCTGACAGTTTTCAGTGACGGAAACAATCAACACGTCCAGCTCA CATCTCTGTCACCAACATCTTCGGCTTTGCCCACAGCCTCAGTTTCATTTCCTGGTTCCAGACTGTTGTGTCACCTGATTGTGGGAATACCTTACCTGGTGTCCACCATCCTACTGGGACTCATAtacagagacaggaggagag ctaCTGAGATAGTTGCAGACCAGAGGAAAAATCTTGATGTTATCATGGAAAGGATTGTGTGA